Proteins from a genomic interval of Acanthochromis polyacanthus isolate Apoly-LR-REF ecotype Palm Island chromosome 24, KAUST_Apoly_ChrSc, whole genome shotgun sequence:
- the LOC110945518 gene encoding platelet glycoprotein Ib alpha chain-like, translating to MRLFILLVSHVAMVAAVAGCHDDTDKDHRPRKNCTAAGFSDIPAGLEPTTQVLLFPNNLFSSLSWSSFQVFTKIHEIDLTGNKVPDVTPSVAPILPSLSVLRLGSNRLTSLPADSFTACPALTELHLGNNVINSLNNGSFNGLSRLEILDLSSNHIKVLPDLMLRPLAAIETIYLESNKISVMPNDWFSEKEEVNYLYLSANPWACSCSLDYLHGYLKENDDIVYVRDGPIISRNVDSVVCDSPKHLEGKPVVELEESDFCSPTTVSSSRGDFYQPKDPTTTIVPVTTADATPSPPPSPPPTTTTTTATTTTTAPTTSTTAATTTATTTTTATTAAARPTTPTFSIIPPFVEVYTDHPRVVTWYQTFTRLIEWFDHSGLEEETQEASIELQDFSTRSTFTTSTEGPTEPSPVAVTLMELPTRTTIESTPSWGSGTESGKRWRRKVTAAGVFCIWLFAGYFLLSAATAACMVVTLVRLLVWYRRLYRPLLRRIGGGVMMVTYSQTEQEEATGGGMTSRYRSVLFINRDRGDTTAAEGDGEERGVYRKTLYRLQNREEEVENWRDVVEQCRVSREDGGRRAGPSRKRYSIILREERGEAGGGREELDWVVGGWEVMGGGQEEPRSSWGEWLTQYLPSMPWGVTTPPEDKAAQ from the exons TCTTCATCCTCCTCGTGTCCCACGTTGCCATGGTTGCAGCGGTGGCCGGTTGCCACGACGACACAGACAAAGACCACCGGCCGAGGAAGAACTGCACGGCGGCCGGTTTCAGTGACATCCCGGCGGGACTCGAACCCACGACACAG GTTCTGCTGTTCCCCAACAACCTGTTCTCCAGCCTGTCCTGGTCCTCCTTCCAGGTCTTCACAAAGATCCATGAGATCGACCTGACGGGAAACaag GTTCCAGACGTGACCCCCAGCGTCGCTCCCATCCTGCCCAGCCTCAGTGTCCTCCGGCTGGGCTCCAACCGGCTGACGTCCCTCCCTGCCGACTCCTTCACCGCCTGTCCGGCTCTGACTGAACTCCACCTGGGGAACAACGTCATCAACTCTCTGAACAACGGCAGCTTCAACGGACTGAGCAGGCTGGAG ATCCTGGACCTGTCATCCAATCACATCAAGGTTCTTCCTGATCTCATGCTCCGCCCCCTTGCAGCCATAGAAACCATCTACCTGGAGAGTAACAAG ATCAGCGTGATGCCGAATGATTGGTTCAGCGAGAAGGAGGAGGTGAATTACCTGTACCTCTCAGCCAATCCCTGGGCCTGCTCCTGCTCCCTCGATTATCTGCACGGCTACCTGAAGGAAAACGACGACATCGTCTACGTGAGGGATGGACCTATAATTAGTCGCAACGTGGACAGTGTG GTGTGCGACTCTCCAAAGCATCTCGAGGGGAAACCTGTGGTCGAACTGGAAGAATCAGACTTTTGTTCACCTACAACAGTATCGAGTTCACGTGGAGATTTCTACCAGCCGAAAGACCCAACTACTACCATTGTTCCTGTAACTACTGCTGATGctactccttctcctcctccttctcctcctccaactactactactactactgccactactactactactgctcctactactagtactactgccgctactactactgctactactacaactactgctactactgctgctgctcgtCCTACTACTCCCACATTTAGCATTATACCACCATTTGTAGAGGTATACACTGACCACCCAAGGGTAGTCACATGGTACCAAACTTTCACCAGACTCATCGAATGGTTCGATCATTCAGGCTTAGAGGAAGAAACACAGGAAGCATCCATTGAGCTGCAAGACTTTTCTACTCGTTCCACTTTTACCACGTCAACTGAAGGTCCGACCGAACCCTCTCCAGTAGCCGTAACGTTGATGGAGCTCCCGACAAGAACGACCATCGAGTCGACCCCATCGTGGGGATCTGGCACCGAATCCGGTAAGCGGTGGCGCCGTAAAGTAACCGCTGCGGGGGTTTTCTGCATTTGGTTGTTCGCCGGCTACTTCCTGTTGAGCGCAGCGACGGCAGCATGCATGGTGGTGACTCTAGTGAGGCTTTTGGTGTGGTACAGGAGATTGTACCGGCCACTGTTGAGGAGAATCGGAGGCGGAGTGATGATGGTGACGTACAGCCAGACGGAGCAGGAGGAGGCGACAGGAGGAGGCATGACGTCGCGGTATCGCTCGGTTCTGTTCATCAACAGAGACAGAGGCGACACCACAGCAGCAGAGGGTGATGGCGAAGAGAGAGGAGTGTACCGGAAGACTCTATACCGCCTGCAGAAccgagaggaggaggtggagaactGGAGGGATGTGGTGGAGCAGTGTCGGGTCTccagagaggatggagggaggagggcaGGACCGTCCAGGAAGCGCTACAGCATCATCCTGAGGGAGGAGCGAGGGGAGGCCGGGGGAGGCAGGGAGGAGCTGGACTGGGTGGTGGGAGGCTGGGAGGTGATGGGAGGAGGGCAAGAGGAGCCGAGGAGCAGCTGGGGGGAGTGGCTAACGCAGTATTTACCCAGTATGCCCTGGGGAGTGACCACGCCCCCTGAGGACAAGGCGGCTCAGTGA